A window of the Gossypium hirsutum isolate 1008001.06 chromosome A05, Gossypium_hirsutum_v2.1, whole genome shotgun sequence genome harbors these coding sequences:
- the LOC121229211 gene encoding nucleolin, whose protein sequence is MEVDSFSPVEKSIWVCSVMEALLAETLVLAGKSLACLLMLTGSMLNDKNASLNLTAVDERFPFDELLKMERPGPENKDASDTEDDDDDEDEDEDNADDQDDDGGDEDFSGEEGEEGDPEDDPEANGDGGSDEEDDDDDDDDGDEDDDDDDDGEDEEEEDEEDEDDEVPQPPSKKRK, encoded by the exons ATGGAGGTGGATAGTTTCAGTCCAGTTGAAAAGAGCATCTGGGTATGTTCTGTAATGGAAGCTTTGTTGGCTGAGACTTTGGTTCTTGCTGGAAAATCTCTTGCTTGCCTTCTCATGCTG ACAGGATCGATGCTGAATGATAAGAATGCATCTCTTAATTTGACTGCAGTGGATGAGAG GTTTCCATTTGATGAACTTCTAAAAATGGAACGTCCTGGTCCAGAAAACAAAGATGCTAGTGATACagaggatgatgatgatgatgaagatgaagacgAGGACAATGCAGATGATCAAGATGATGATGGAGGTGATGAGGATTTTTCAGGTGAAGAAGGTGAAGAAGGAGATCCTGAGGATGACCCTGAAGCCAATGGAGATGGTGGGAGTGACGAAGAAGATGAcgatgacgatgatgatgatggggACGAAGATGATGATGACGACGATGATGGTGAGGATGAAGAAGAGGAGGACGAAGAAGATGAGGATGATGAGGTTCCTCAGCCACCTTCTAAGAAGAGGAAATAA
- the LOC121229210 gene encoding probable anion transporter 6, chloroplastic isoform X1, with protein sequence MAKFTTRLDNNFCFLSHNTSTSQSSILLNRTSRKNLQLQLSPSKHRFNFNVLCSIKEKENVKGEIEKVGGGASGGGLVNGVRVEELDRKTGLGRENASKEAGFDLVWPPWKNTPQRYKLIGTTSLAFVICNMDKVNLSVAIIPMSHQFGWNSSVAGVVQSSFFWGYALSQLPGGWLSKLFGGRKVLEIGVLAWSLATALVPVLAGFMPGLLLSRVLVGIGEGVSPSAATDLIARSIPLEERSRAVSFVFGGLSVGSVTGLLVAPTLIQNLGWESVFYLFGLLGIWWYLGFHFLGKGLASDAVEVEHVAPLQSANLHKSWNNSLEELVQTKTSWSNTQEELRASLKDVPWKAFFRRPAVWAMIYAHFCGSWGHYTCLSWLPTFFSEELNLNLREAAWVSILPPLASVFVTSIAAQFADNLIANGVETTTVRKICQAISFLSPATCMILSSLDLGLQPWEIVGFLSCGLALSSFALSGLYCTHQDISPEYASILLGITNTVGAVPGIVGVALTGFLLDSTHSWSMSLFAPSIFFYLTGTIVWLAFASSKPQSFSESD encoded by the exons ATGGCAAAGTTCACCACCCGATTAGATAATAACTTCTGCTTTCTTTCTCATAATACCAGCACTTCCCAAAGTTCAATCCTTTTAAACAGAACTTCACGGAAGAATCTTCAGTTGCAGTTAAGTCCTTCAAAGCATCGATTTAATTTCAATGTTCTATGTAGTATCAAGGAGAAAGAGAATGTTAAAGGCGAGATAGAAAAGGTTGGTGGTGGTGCTAGCGGTGGCGGGTTAGTAAATGGGGTACGTGTTGAGGAACTGGATAGAAAAACAGGTTTGGGTCGGGAGAATGCGTCTAAAGAAGCTGGTTTTGATTTGGTTTGGCCTCCATGGAAGAATACTCCTCAGAGATATAAGCTCATTGGTACCACTTCACTTGCCTTTGTTATTTGCAACATGGATAAG GTGAACTTGAGTGTTGCTATAATTCCAATGTCACATCAATTCGGGTGGAATTCATCAGTAGCCGGAGTAGTGCAATCATCGTTCTTCTGGGGTTATGCATTGAGTCAATTGCCCGGGGGTTGGCTTTCGAAGCTTTTTGGTGGAAG AAAAGTTCTTGAGATTGGAGTACTGGCTTGGTCCTTGGCTACAGCACTTGTTCCTGTTCTAGCTGGATTCATGCCTGGACTACTTTTGTCTAGGGTTTTG GTCGGGATAGGAGAAGGTGTTTCTCCGTCAGCTGCAACAGACCTTATTGCCAG GTCAATACCTTTGGAAGAGCGGTCCAGGGCTGTATCATTTGTCTTTGGTGGGTTAAGTGTAGGAAGTGTTACAGG GCTTCTTGTAGCTCCGACGCTCATCCAAAACCTTGGGTGGGAATccgtattttatttatttggctTACTGGGGATATGGTG GTATTTGGGGTTTCATTTTCTTGGAAAAGGGCTAGCTTCAGATGCAGTTGAAGTTGAGCATGTTGCAC CATTGCAATCTGCTAATCTGCACAAGTCGTGGAATAATTCTCTAGAAGAATTAGTTCAGACAAAAACTTCATGGAGTAACACCCAAGAAGAGTTGCGAGCCTCACTGAAG GATGTACCGTGGAAGGCTTTTTTCCGACGTCCAGCTGTATGGGCTATGATATATGCTCATTTTTGCGGGAGTTGGGGTCATTATACTTGTTTATCTTGGCTTCCTACCTTTTTCAG TGAGGAGCTGAATCTGAATTTGAGAGAAGCTGCATGG GTTTCTATCCTTCCTCCCCTGGCTTCCGTTTTTGTAACAAGCATAGCTGCACAGTTTGCTGACAATCTAATTGCAAATGGAGTTGAGACCACTACG GTGAGAAAGATCTGCCAGGCAATTTCCTTTTTGTCTCCTGCTACTTGCATGATTCTATCTTCTCTAGATCTAGGACTGCAACCATGGGAAATTGTTGGATTTCTCTCCTGTGGACTAGCTCTCTCCAGTTTTGCCTTGTCAG GGCTTTATTGTACACATCAAGATATATCACCTGAATATGCAAGTATACTTTTG GGTATTACCAACACTGTCGGAGCAGTGCCTGGAATTGTAGGTGTTGCCCTTACTGGTTTTCTTTTAGATTCAACTCATTCATGGAGT ATGTCATTATTTGCACCATCCATATTCTTCTACTTGACTGGTACCATTGTCTGGTTGGCTTTCGCTAGCAGTAAGCCTCAAAGCTTTTCGGAAAGTGATTGA
- the LOC121229210 gene encoding probable anion transporter 6, chloroplastic isoform X2, giving the protein MAKFTTRLDNNFCFLSHNTSTSQSSILLNRTSRKNLQLQLSPSKHRFNFNVLCSIKEKENVKGEIEKVGGGASGGGLVNGVRVEELDRKTGLGRENASKEAGFDLVWPPWKNTPQRYKLIGTTSLAFVICNMDKVNLSVAIIPMSHQFGWNSSVAGVVQSSFFWGYALSQLPGGWLSKLFGGRKVLEIGVLAWSLATALVPVLAGFMPGLLLSRVLVGIGEGVSPSAATDLIARSIPLEERSRAVSFVFGGLSVGSVTGLLVAPTLIQNLGWESVFYLFGLLGIWWYLGFHFLGKGLASDAVEVEHVAPLQSANLHKSWNNSLEELVQTKTSWSNTQEELRASLKDVPWKAFFRRPAVWAMIYAHFCGSWGHYTCLSWLPTFFSEELNLNLREAAWVSILPPLASVFVTSIAAQFADNLIANGVETTTVRKICQAISFLSPATCMILSSLDLGLQPWEIVGFLSCGLALSSFALSGLYCTHQDISPEYASILLVWYYQHCRSSAWNCRCCPYWFSFRFNSFMEYVIICTIHILLLDWYHCLVGFR; this is encoded by the exons ATGGCAAAGTTCACCACCCGATTAGATAATAACTTCTGCTTTCTTTCTCATAATACCAGCACTTCCCAAAGTTCAATCCTTTTAAACAGAACTTCACGGAAGAATCTTCAGTTGCAGTTAAGTCCTTCAAAGCATCGATTTAATTTCAATGTTCTATGTAGTATCAAGGAGAAAGAGAATGTTAAAGGCGAGATAGAAAAGGTTGGTGGTGGTGCTAGCGGTGGCGGGTTAGTAAATGGGGTACGTGTTGAGGAACTGGATAGAAAAACAGGTTTGGGTCGGGAGAATGCGTCTAAAGAAGCTGGTTTTGATTTGGTTTGGCCTCCATGGAAGAATACTCCTCAGAGATATAAGCTCATTGGTACCACTTCACTTGCCTTTGTTATTTGCAACATGGATAAG GTGAACTTGAGTGTTGCTATAATTCCAATGTCACATCAATTCGGGTGGAATTCATCAGTAGCCGGAGTAGTGCAATCATCGTTCTTCTGGGGTTATGCATTGAGTCAATTGCCCGGGGGTTGGCTTTCGAAGCTTTTTGGTGGAAG AAAAGTTCTTGAGATTGGAGTACTGGCTTGGTCCTTGGCTACAGCACTTGTTCCTGTTCTAGCTGGATTCATGCCTGGACTACTTTTGTCTAGGGTTTTG GTCGGGATAGGAGAAGGTGTTTCTCCGTCAGCTGCAACAGACCTTATTGCCAG GTCAATACCTTTGGAAGAGCGGTCCAGGGCTGTATCATTTGTCTTTGGTGGGTTAAGTGTAGGAAGTGTTACAGG GCTTCTTGTAGCTCCGACGCTCATCCAAAACCTTGGGTGGGAATccgtattttatttatttggctTACTGGGGATATGGTG GTATTTGGGGTTTCATTTTCTTGGAAAAGGGCTAGCTTCAGATGCAGTTGAAGTTGAGCATGTTGCAC CATTGCAATCTGCTAATCTGCACAAGTCGTGGAATAATTCTCTAGAAGAATTAGTTCAGACAAAAACTTCATGGAGTAACACCCAAGAAGAGTTGCGAGCCTCACTGAAG GATGTACCGTGGAAGGCTTTTTTCCGACGTCCAGCTGTATGGGCTATGATATATGCTCATTTTTGCGGGAGTTGGGGTCATTATACTTGTTTATCTTGGCTTCCTACCTTTTTCAG TGAGGAGCTGAATCTGAATTTGAGAGAAGCTGCATGG GTTTCTATCCTTCCTCCCCTGGCTTCCGTTTTTGTAACAAGCATAGCTGCACAGTTTGCTGACAATCTAATTGCAAATGGAGTTGAGACCACTACG GTGAGAAAGATCTGCCAGGCAATTTCCTTTTTGTCTCCTGCTACTTGCATGATTCTATCTTCTCTAGATCTAGGACTGCAACCATGGGAAATTGTTGGATTTCTCTCCTGTGGACTAGCTCTCTCCAGTTTTGCCTTGTCAG GGCTTTATTGTACACATCAAGATATATCACCTGAATATGCAAGTATACTTTTGGTAT GGTATTACCAACACTGTCGGAGCAGTGCCTGGAATTGTAGGTGTTGCCCTTACTGGTTTTCTTTTAGATTCAACTCATTCATGGAGT ATGTCATTATTTGCACCATCCATATTCTTCTACTTGACTGGTACCATTGTCTGGTTGGCTTTCGCTAG